The Musa acuminata AAA Group cultivar baxijiao chromosome BXJ3-6, Cavendish_Baxijiao_AAA, whole genome shotgun sequence region CCACATAGTAGGATCCAAGCTGAGTCCAACTGAACCGTAGCTCGACCTGAGTCAAGCCACACCGTGAAACTAGGTTCGACAGAGCCTAGGTTCCGATTCAACTCATTTCGGACCCAGgttaaatcaattttaatttcaatgaattctttttctttacaaaattttgaaaaaaaaaaaatcataaaaattccaaAAAGGTTTTCAAAAAATTACAAAACCAGCAAATTAGGGTTCCAATAATGGACTGCAAACTATATAACTATTTAATACAGAGGCATGATGATCTAACAGAATATAAAATCCATTTTTCATGAACAAATAAAAAACTACTCAATAAATTTAACTAAAAATCTTTATCATTCACAAAAATTCTCGATTAATGGTTATGAATTATTCTAAAAGCACATAGGATACGTATAATACATTAATGGTTAAACCGGGTTTTACATGTCTAAACATTTATaatacaataataaaataattctaaacatttataaaattttaccaaGGGTCTAAAATCATATTATACCTATCataactaaaaaatatattatttatatagcaATAAAATGAATCGTTCGGAGAACCTACATTTCACCTCCTGCTGCGCTAACCCGGTGTCGCTCTTAGGGGGGAGGCATCCTGATCATTATATAGGAGAAAGGGTGTAATTTGATTAGATACAagattcaataataaaaaatatattaaaataatcttttaaaattaataaatcctattaattaactaatttgattatatttaaaaatgatacagatATAATAAAATCAGGTAAAAAAAAGGAATAAAGTATTTCACATAGATGCGAATATTCCTTACTTCTCGATTCATTCGGCGGTGGTAGTGCACGAACAAGACTACAGCGCCAAAAACGATGCCGAAAGGAAGGCCAACGACAAGGGCAAAGCGAAGGACGAGTCCCAACACCAATACCTTGCCTTTCCCTCCCTTCTGCCGCTCCCAGGAGGAGTCGCTGCCTCTCGTCCTTTCAGCAAAGCCGCTGCATGATCGGCCAGAGCAGCGCAAGTCTTGATTACCGGAAACCCTGAGGAAGCACAAGCACAACAGCAAGAACACACTGAGCAACCCTACGATTCGTGCATGCAAACCGTTTGTGGAATTCGATTGGCTTACTGCAAGTCAAGTTTGGTGTTCTGCGTCAGCGAGGAGGGTATCGATCCACTGAAGTTGTTGTAAGCCAAGTTTCTACAAGATGGAACATGCACAATAATCTTCAGTACAGAAAGCTAAGCTAAAACCCAAAGCAGTATATATCGCTTACAGTTTTCGTAGGTTGGGCAAATTGCCTAAGAAATCTGGAATCTCCCCACTCAAGGAGTTATCGTGCAGATCTCTGTAACTCACCAATGGACACAGATCAGAGTGGTTGAGCAGAGAACACAAAATGCTCTCAAGGTTTCAGAAATACAACTCACACAGTTTCCAGGGCAGTTAATGCACCGAAGTTGGGCAGAACTCCAGTAAGTCCAAATCCGGATAGATTTCTGCATCAAACTAGAGATTAAGAATGGAATGATGCGAGTCCGAAGCTTGAGTGCATCCAACTTACAGTTCTGTGATTCTAGGTCTTTCATCGGAGCTGCATCTCACCCATTCCCAGTTGTAGGAGAATGGGAGGCAGGGATCGCCATTCCAGTCCCGGAGGACCTTGAACTGACGTTGCAGAGTCCCGAGTGCGTTCACTATCATGTTGAAATCAGGAGTTTTTAGCATTCGTATTCGCTTGATTGAGCATCGGCTATCAACATTGGATGGAGTTTCGATCGAAGACGTACCGTCGTCTGCATTGGTTCCATTGCTCAGAGCCGCACTGACAAGGAAAACCTCCATGGCGCTGATGATTGGCGGAAGCGTGGAGTCAGCCGTGGGCCTCAACTCGATGGCTGTGTTGGAGTTTGCTGTAATGTTAGCAAAGGATAACTCGATGAAATCCTGATAAGGCGGGCTTACAGGTGCTGAAACATGCACGCCGTCGACATAGATCTCGAAGGAACGCATCTGAGTGGCCTCTAGCTCGGACATCTCCGAGAAGTACATGTTCACGTAGATTGGCACGGTGGATGTTGATAGATAAGCGAGAGGAATCGACAAGCTCGATAGTTGGGTGGGTGCTACTGCAGTCTGTAGCACCAACGCTGGGGGCTTATCCTTTAAAGCCGCGACGTTGAAGCTTGTATCACTTGCGAGTACCGTCAACCCGTTCGATATTATGCTTGGGGTCCATATACGGTCATAGACATCATCCTCGTACCTCACGATTTGCTGTGCACCAAAGGCTTCCCTTCTTCGCAGGAATAGCGCACGGCTGGGGTCGACATGGGCATACATGCTCCACTCCAAGCTCCTGACCTCGATGGTGGACACGAACGGGAACTGGTTCGTCAGCGTCAGGGCGACGCACACGCTGGTGGCGTCGCCGCTCACCACGTAGATCGCCTCGTGCGAGACCGGCTGATCCAGCGACGTCACCACCGTGTCCCAGTCGTTGGCGCCGAACTGCAGACCGAAGCTTGGAGGAAATGACTTCCCGTCGTAGTTCCCGTAGTTGAAGCTGGCACGGACGAGCACTCGTCCGCCGCCGCTAACGTCGATCCGGTAACAGCTCTTCCTCCTCGACTCGAAGACTCTGAGTGTGGTCATGGCCCGCGAGAGCAAACCGCGGTTCCTGAAGACGAAGCTTCGGCCGTGCCCGATGTACGAGTTGTCGCCTACCCATTTGATGTTACTTTCGTCGATGAACGATTCCGAAGATCCGCAGTCGATGCTGAGGAACACTGCAGGTCACAGAGCAGGAAAGGGTTAGAATGCGCCGCAGCGGTAGCAATCTTAGCTCCATGAGAGAAGGAATAATACCACCAGCTGAAACAGTTGCGACGAGGAGAGGAAGTAGTGGAAGCAGCAAGAGAAGGGAGGTCTTGAGGTGCTTAGCCATGGAAGGTGGAGACTACGAAGAAGAAGAGCCTCTTTTGGGCTACCTACAATTAGAAACGTTCTGCACTAAGAAGTCTCTATTAATAGATAACTGAAGTGGTAGAGTGAGTGGTGGTGGGAATATGGTGGAGCAAAACTCTAATAttcaattaaatttttatttccaTATAATTTTTCCACACACTTCATCATAAACCCCGCATGGTTAAGAGAATAATTTCAAACCAATTTTCATTATGTCGAAATGTTCTCATTCATTCTATATTTACTAAGTCATAATAATGTAAATGACCTTTAAGTTATCTAATTAActtcatatattttaataaactaAGTTTGTTATTTTAAAATACTTCTCCATCCACATCATGCTGAGTCATATAGAACAAACAATCGATCCCTACTGTGTCATGTGCATACCGACATTACTATCATGGAAAGTTCGACAGTCAAATTTGTTCTATTAGACACAGGTCTATATTACTATCATAGAAAACTTGACAATCAAATTTGTTCTATTAGACACATGTCGGCAAACGGAATTTCGATTGAGTGAGAGGTGGTGGGAATATGGTGGAACAAAACTCGAATATTCAATTAAATTTCTATTTCCATATAATTTTTCCACACAATTCATCATAAACCCCTCATCTATATATAAGGGTTAAAAGAATAATTTCAAACCAATTTTCATTATGTCGAAATGTTCTCATTCATTCTATATTTACTAAGTCATAATAATCTAAATGACCTTTAAGTTATCTAATTAActtcatatattttaataaattaagtTTATTATTTCAAAATGCTTCTCCATCCGCATGATGCAGAGACAAAGACGTATAGAACGAACAATCGATACCTACTGTGTCATGTGCATACCGACATTACTACCAGGAAAAGATCAACAGTTAATTTCGTACTATTAGACACATATCGATATTAGTATCGTAGAAAACTCGACGGTCAAATTCGTGTCAGCAAACGTAACATCGATATTAGTATCGTAGAAAACTCGACGGTCAAATTCGCGTCAGCAAACGTAACATCGGAAGTCGAAGTCGTCCAAACGCGTAAAGCTACCGATGGGCTTCTAGAAGTGGTCATGGCCCGCGAGAGCAAACCGCGGTTCCTGAAGACGAAGCTTCGGCCGTGCCCGATGTACGAGTTGTCGCCTACCCATTCGATGTTACTTTCGTCGATGAACGACTCCGAAGATCCACAGTCGATGCTGAGGAACACTGCAGGTCACAGAGCAGGAAAGGGTTAGAATGCGCCATAGCGGCAGCAATCTTAGCTCCATAGGAGAAGGAATGATACCACCAGCTGAAACAGTTACGACGAGGAGAGGAAGCAGCGAGAGAAGGGAGGTCTTGAGGTGCCTAGCCATGGACGGTGGAGACTACGAAGAAGAAGAGGCATACCTACAATTAAAGGAACATTCTGCAAGAAGAAAAGTCTCATGACTGAAGTGGCTGAAATGTGGTGGAGGAAAAGTCTCATATTCTATATTTATGTAAATGATCTTTTAGTTATCTAATGAGCTtcgtatattttaataaaaaaaaagtttattttttttttaaaaaatgcttCTGCATCCGCATGATGCAGAATCCATGGTTCATCATCAGGCACACGTATAGAACCAACAATCGATCCCTACTGTCGTGACATGCGCATGTCGGCATTGCTCACCAGGGGAATCTCGGAAGTCGAAGACTTCTCTGAGGTCATCCTGCGCCGACAAGCTCTTTGACCTCGACGAGACACAAGTCGGCAAACGCAGTGTCGAGGTCTTCGACGTCGACGAGACACAGGTCGCCAAACGCAGCGTCTGGCTTTACGCGCTTGGAGAACGAGAGGCAGCGTATCAACAACGGCTGTGGTTGGAATCATGTAAGGTGCGGAAGCCACTGTTGCTGTTGATGCCCGACATTTTCCCAATAAGCGGCAGCCCTCAGAACAGTGTTCGCTTCCCATTTGGTCGTTTGCGCAGAGGTGATTATAACAGGAGGAAGAAGGAATTCAAGGTAATTACCAAGGCGAAGTTTCAGAGTTGGAAACCAAAAATGCTCCACCAGCAGCAGCACGC contains the following coding sequences:
- the LOC103988427 gene encoding probable LRR receptor-like serine/threonine-protein kinase At1g05700 isoform X2; protein product: MAKHLKTSLLLLLPLLPLLVATVSAVFLSIDCGSSESFIDESNIKWVGDNSYIGHGRSFVFRNRGLLSRAMTTLRVFESRRKSCYRIDVSGGGRVLVRASFNYGNYDGKSFPPSFGLQFGANDWDTVVTSLDQPVSHEAIYVVSGDATSVCVALTLTNQFPFVSTIEVRSLEWSMYAHVDPSRALFLRRREAFGAQQIVRYEDDVYDRIWTPSIISNGLTVLASDTSFNVAALKDKPPALVLQTAVAPTQLSSLSIPLAYLSTSTVPIYVNMYFSEMSELEATQMRSFEIYVDGVHVSAPVSPPYQDFIELSFANITANSNTAIELRPTADSTLPPIISAMEVFLVSAALSNGTNADDVNALGTLQRQFKVLRDWNGDPCLPFSYNWEWVRCSSDERPRITELNLSGFGLTGVLPNFGALTALETVDLHDNSLSGEIPDFLGNLPNLRKLNLAYNNFSGSIPSSLTQNTKLDLQVSGNQDLRCSGRSCSGFAERTRGSDSSWERQKGGKGKVLVLGLVLRFALVVGLPFGIVFGAVVLFVHYHRRMNREDASPLRATPG
- the LOC103988427 gene encoding probable LRR receptor-like serine/threonine-protein kinase At1g05700 isoform X1: MAKHLKTSLLLLLPLLPLLVATVSAGVFLSIDCGSSESFIDESNIKWVGDNSYIGHGRSFVFRNRGLLSRAMTTLRVFESRRKSCYRIDVSGGGRVLVRASFNYGNYDGKSFPPSFGLQFGANDWDTVVTSLDQPVSHEAIYVVSGDATSVCVALTLTNQFPFVSTIEVRSLEWSMYAHVDPSRALFLRRREAFGAQQIVRYEDDVYDRIWTPSIISNGLTVLASDTSFNVAALKDKPPALVLQTAVAPTQLSSLSIPLAYLSTSTVPIYVNMYFSEMSELEATQMRSFEIYVDGVHVSAPVSPPYQDFIELSFANITANSNTAIELRPTADSTLPPIISAMEVFLVSAALSNGTNADDVNALGTLQRQFKVLRDWNGDPCLPFSYNWEWVRCSSDERPRITELNLSGFGLTGVLPNFGALTALETVDLHDNSLSGEIPDFLGNLPNLRKLNLAYNNFSGSIPSSLTQNTKLDLQVSGNQDLRCSGRSCSGFAERTRGSDSSWERQKGGKGKVLVLGLVLRFALVVGLPFGIVFGAVVLFVHYHRRMNREDASPLRATPG